ACTTCCTGATGTGGCTGGCCTTGTCGGGGCGGTTCCGTGCTCGGTGGACCGATCTCATCCACGACGAATGGGTGAGGAACCTGCTGAAGAACCGCCCCGAGCTTGATCCAGGCAGCAGCTCAAGTAGGGCAGCCGAACTTGAAATCCATGACCAATACAAATGCCGACCGCCTTCGAGCCAAGCTCACAAGGCCCTTTCACGTAGCGCTGTTTGATGCAACGCTGCTGAGCCTTCGCGACCTTCGCAACCCACTCCGCGCCACCAACTTCTCAAACGGATTTCGCGAGCTTACCCGCAACATATTAGACAGCCTGGCCCCTAAAGAAGAGCTCCAGGCTAGTCCCTGGTTCAAGCCCGACCCGACGTCAAGGGATGGCTTCACCCGTCGACATCGAATTCAATATGTCATTCATGGAGGATTGTCGACGAAGTTCGCAGAGGAGGAACTTGGCATTGATGTTGACGGCGAGGCAAAGGCGTTGCGCGACGCCGTCGACAAGCTCAACAAGTTCGTCCACGTAAATGAGGCCACATTCGCCATCGACTCAGAGCAGCTCAATGAGATATCTGAAAGTGCCATCGAGGCCCTAGCGGACCTGATTGACTGTGCCGCCAACTGCAGGCGAAGCCTATGCGATCACCTTGAATCGCCCCGGGTTTTGAGGAGGCTCCAACTCTGGAGAATGGAGCCATGAAGAAGTCCCCGAAGTTTTCGCCCGAGGTGCGTGAGCGTGCCGTGCGCATGGTGCTGGAGCACCGAGCAGAACATCCGTCGCAGTGGGCGGCCATCGAATCCATCGCCGACAAGATCGGCTGCGTGCCGCAGACCTTGCACACCTGGGTCAAGCAGCACGAGGTCGATGCCGGCCAGCGAGACGGTGTCTCGACTGCGGAGGCTCAGCGCATCAAGGAACTGGAACGAGAGGTGCGCGAGCTGCGCAAGGCCAACGAGATTCTGAAGCTGGCCAGCGCGTTTTTCGCCCAGGCGGAGCTCGACCGCCGCATCAAGTCCTGAAGGCGTTCATCGACCAGCACCGCCAGCAGCTTGGGGTCGAGCCGATCTGCCGCGTCCTGCAGATTGCCCCATCGGCTTACTGGCGCCACGTCGCTTGTCAGCGCAGCCCGGCCTTGCGCTCTTTGCGAGCCCAGCGCGATGTGCAACTGCTACCGCAGGTGCAGCGCGTCTGGCAGGCCAACCATCAGGTCTACGGCGCCGAGAAGGTCTGGCGCCAGCTCAACCGCGAAGGCGTCGCCGTGGCGCGCTGCACCGTCGAGCGGCTGATGCGCCAGCTCGGGCTGCAGGGTGTGCGCCGAGGCAAGGCCGTGCGCACCACCATTCCCGATCCCAAGGCGCCATGCCCGTTGGACCGCGTCAATCGGCAGTTCCGGGCCGAGCGGCCGAACCAGCTGTGGGTCTCGGACTTCACCTATGTCTCAACCTGGCAGGGCTGGGTGTATGTAGCGTTCGTCATCGACGTGTTCAGCCGGCGCATCGTGGGTTGGCGTCAGAGCAGTTCGATGCACACCGAGTTCGTACTCGACGCATTGGAGCAGGCGCTGTACGACCGCAAGCCGTCCGATGGCCTGGTGCATCACTCCGACCGCGGCTCGCAATACCTGTCAATCCGGTACAGCGAGCGATTGGCCGAGGCCGGAATCGAGCCCTCAGTGGGCTCCAAGGGCGACAGCTACGACAACGCACTGGCCGAGACCATCAACGGGCTGTACAAGGCCGAGGTCATTCACCGGCGCGGGCCTTGGAAGACCAAGCAGGCGGTGGAACTGGCGACCCTGGAATGGGTCGCCTGGTTCAACCATCACCGGCTGATGGGCCCACTGGGCCATGTGCCGCCTGCTGAGTTCGAAGCCAATTACCATCGTCACCGCGCTGGTCAGGCCGCGACCGCCTGACTTAAACCAACAGGCCTCCTCGGAACCCGGGGCGATTCAGTTGGGCCGCATTCTCTGATTTCAGCTGTCTACTTGGTGGGGGAGCTTACGCATGTTCCTGCGTTCTCGGCGGGGCTTCTTCTCTGTCATGCTCGTCTTCGTCTCAGGGGCTAAAGGCCCTTATCGAGGTGTCCGAAGAAATTGGACCATGACATCCCCGGGTCAATACTGAATCGGCAGGGTGGGTCAAATTGGATCGGCGCTGACAACCTGAGTCGCACTATCATCATATACAGAGCCCTCAGCCCGCGCTAGCGCGACACCGCCAGTGACCGTAGTAAGCACATGGCTCGATAACTTTGTTTACATAGTCGACACCAGAGAATGCCGCGTACTCTGCCAAAGTTCTGGCAGACCCGAGCCCGTACACCCCCATGCCGGGGTGCCCGCCCAGAAGACGATTGAGGCGTTGCTGGGACCGTGCGTTCAGCATCTGCCAAGTAAA
This region of Paucibacter aquatile genomic DNA includes:
- a CDS encoding pPIWI-associating nuclease domain-containing protein, translating into MTNTNADRLRAKLTRPFHVALFDATLLSLRDLRNPLRATNFSNGFRELTRNILDSLAPKEELQASPWFKPDPTSRDGFTRRHRIQYVIHGGLSTKFAEEELGIDVDGEAKALRDAVDKLNKFVHVNEATFAIDSEQLNEISESAIEALADLIDCAANCRRSLCDHLESPRVLRRLQLWRMEP
- a CDS encoding IS3 family transposase (programmed frameshift), coding for MKKSPKFSPEVRERAVRMVLEHRAEHPSQWAAIESIADKIGCVPQTLHTWVKQHEVDAGQRDGVSTAEAQRIKELEREVRELRKANEILKLASAFFGPGGARPPHQVLKAFIDQHRQQLGVEPICRVLQIAPSAYWRHVACQRSPALRSLRAQRDVQLLPQVQRVWQANHQVYGAEKVWRQLNREGVAVARCTVERLMRQLGLQGVRRGKAVRTTIPDPKAPCPLDRVNRQFRAERPNQLWVSDFTYVSTWQGWVYVAFVIDVFSRRIVGWRQSSSMHTEFVLDALEQALYDRKPSDGLVHHSDRGSQYLSIRYSERLAEAGIEPSVGSKGDSYDNALAETINGLYKAEVIHRRGPWKTKQAVELATLEWVAWFNHHRLMGPLGHVPPAEFEANYHRHRAGQAATA